The DNA segment caagcattttgactgaattatggccccttttgacttagaaatcttggttaagtttttcgtaccagttcatattttgacaaagtcttttgagataaagctttgaaactttcaacacttgtttaccatcaccatgttcagttgtaggcaagagtacataactccatcaagcattttggttgaattatggcccctttttgacttagaaatcttggttatgtttttcgtaccagtccacattttgacaaagtcttttgagataaagctttgaaactttcaacacttgtttaccatcacaatgtccagttgaaggcaagagtacataactccatcaagcattttgactgaattatggccccttttgacttagaaatcttggttaagtttttcgtaccagtttatattttgtgtaaagtgtttgacatatggctttgaaacttttatatcttgttcagtataatagtctctatcagtaggcaagagtacgtaactctcttatcttttttggctgaattatggctctttttgaacttggaaattggttctgttttgtaaatgtccatgttttgtcaagactatttgacatatggcttttaaactttaaacacttgtttatcattatgatctccatctgtaggcaagagtacataactctgacaattattttgactgaattatggccctatttggactttgaaatttgttcactttttcttacaagtcagcgttttgtcaaaactgtggctttgaaacttttaacactagtttatcaacatgatttccatctgtaggcaagagtacataactctgtccactattttgactgaattatggccctttttggacttagaaattagttaaatttttcatataagtccatgttttgcctaacatataacttaacatatttgctatcatggtcacacattgccatttagtgcaagactaatcgaaatccacaaatacaggaacattttttgtttaatccatttttttgtttagtctgaaaatctatggaaatattttgaccccattcttcaatcaattcttcgaatagtcgagcgcgctgtcatccgacagctcttgtttttgcatTTCTTGTTGATGCAAGAAAATGATATAAACCTGAGATACacattcttttgtaaaatatattttaagatgtcttgcaaacaaattaattaaaacaaggAAATTAACCTCTGTAATCTGTTATTCTAGAAAATAGTCATTTATGAGCATAAGAACATACCATTTTAAGTTCATTTCTCGTAAAAAGATAACatacatacacaaagtttttagGGGTAGTCATTACTGAAATTTGAACTAGGTAATGTAtaatttgaaaacacaaattaCGATCAAAAAGATGTGCTAATAAATTTGTATCACTTCACTATTGCACTTCTTtgtttggtcagaatttttatcgtCTGGCTTCATGGTTATGTtgttcagtttcaaaattgtACTCGAAGACTACCAGTCCAGTGCTGGTGCTTTTTGTCTGGTCTTAAGATTTGGTTTAAGTAACTTTACAACCTTGAAACCAGTTCTTTCCTATAACTAGATGTAAAGTAagtaaaatatgtaatgaaattcatTATGCTATTTCAGGTCTGCCAGTTTCTCTAGCGATTGTAACAGAACCTCAGATAGGGCAGATTCTGTGGCCGCCTCCCACATGAGTAGACATTCATCCAATCATATTGACGGTTATGTTCAGACACCGTCACCAAGTGATAGTGGAGTTGGTGAACTAGAAGCCATCTTGAAAGAGAAAGATgctgaaattaatatattaaGGGATGTGATGGACAAAAATGAGAGGGCAATATTTCAAGTGTATGAGGATAAGAAAAGTGGTTGGGTGAGAGATATTCAAGAAATGAGGGACGATTTTGAAAAGCAGATAAAAGAATGCAAAAGAAAGTCAtacaaaactgaacaaattttgaaCTTGCAAGTATTTAAACTACAGCAGGATAAAAAAGGATTAAAAGATGAAATTGATAAATTAGTTGCAGAAAAAGAAGATTTGCTTCAAAAATGTGAGGCTTTTGCGGAAGAAACAAATAGACTTCAAGCCCAAATGGATGATGCGACTTGGCAGGGTCAAGGTCGTAGGTCATCCGGGGATGTGTCAAACTTACAAAATCAAATAGACCATTTGCATAGTCAGCTTACAGACAAATCTGAAGAGGTGCTCAGACTTCAATCAAGACTTGAAGAAGAAAAATCCAAACTGGATGAAACAAATGCTAACATTGAAAACAGAAACCGACAGTTTTCTGACCGGTTAAAACATGACACCTCTTCAGAAAGTCTAATGAGATTAAATAATTCTGGTTCAGATATGGAACCAGATATCCCATTATGTCATTGTGAGAAAGAAATACAAACAGACTTCTCAAAAGCTAAAACACCAGAGAGAGAAACTCTTAAGCCATCTTTGATATGTGAAAAAGACAAAGAAGTGAATGCTTTACGCGAAGAACTGAACAAACTTCGTCTTGAAATGCTAGTCAATAAGGAGGAACATGATAAGGAAAAAGAACAATGGCTGGAAGAGAAAAACAAAGTTATAATGTACCAGAAACAGTTACAGTTGAATTACGTACAGATGTTCCGAAAAAACAAAGTTCTTGAGGCGGAGGTGGAACAACTCACTCTTGAACTTGAAAGTCGGGACATGAAATTGATGGCACTAAATGGGGAAGAATCCGTATGCTAAATGTTTGGAAACATTCAGACATTATTGCCAGTACATTATTGTGAGAATGATTGTTTTCATGAATGAAAAGTAATAAGTTTGTACAGTTTGTACATTTCAGTTCATACACAgtctttatttcataattatttcgTACCAGAAATTGTATCTTCCTTGTTCACTATAGCAACAACAGGTGAAATTTCTTCAGTGTACTTGTAACTATCATTTAGTGCTACTTATTAAAGGAAAGGTTCAAATCGTCATAGAGATAGAttggaaaataatgaaaaacagtgTTGTATTTACATGTACTGGTATTTTGAATAGAAACTGATCTAGCATTATATAATACAGATGATTCAAACTGTTGTCAGAAAATTTGGGCTTCAGAATAGCTTCTTTTAAGAAATGTCAAAGTTTCatattaaatgaattttatatcattttacaaaaaaaacaaacaaaaaacaaacatatatctAAAGGTGATTGTACattgaattcttttttttttaaagctgatGAATTAATCCTTAtaaatatttaacctttagcctgctggcagcaagtgattctgcctttgtgaccagtgcagaacaagatcagcctgcatgtccattTGCAAAGCACATATGCTTTCACTGCAAGTTAATGTGTTTGGAGACTGATTTTGATATATGACAACAGTTTTGTATGTTACAAAATGAAGTAGAGAACAAAATGTGTGGTTAAAGTAGTAGTGCGATTAGGTACACAAATGAAATCCATTTTTCAGAATCTGTTTCATCTAGGTTCCACTCAGTTCACTATAGTGCCTTTGGTTGGAAAGTCTCTCAAGAATGTTTTCTTGTATTCAAGATTTATGTacatgttatttcaatatttttgtgcTTCCAGGTGTAAtgtaaattacatgtattaaattagGCCATTTGTTAGCTATGGGCAATATATTTGCAAGTTTACACATAAACTAATGTTCTACTTAGACTTACTGTTGGATTCATGTATTCCAGAATGCTGTTTTTCatgaattactttaaattttgatACTGTAAGAACCTAAGAAAACTATATCATTTCAATAATAATTATCGACCTTAAGTACAAGTACAGTGGCCTAGTCATAAAATTCGCTGTGCTTTCtgtgaaatgtatatattttttctaagtgCCAAAGTTCTGGAAATTTGTATGTTTTGATATTAGTGTGAAATATTTTCTGTAGATAGATGCAGATTTCTTCAGAAAGATATTGTTAAGGaattgtttaaaaagaattatgtacatgtatttagtgtTAAACTGGGATATTTTATAGTCATAAAgaaattttggggaaaaagaaATCTTACGATTATAAAATGAGAAAGGCTTTGGGACATTAGACTTGTGCAGATATGAATCATAATTTAATATGAATATGTAGGTTATGAACACTACACATTAAAACTTACAGCTGTAccaatatatattgttttgtttttggattttacatatatttctaaattatattgactaacccttattatgctggacacaattgattctgcctttgcgaccagtgtagatcatgatcagcctgcacatccaagcagtttgatcatgatctgcactgttcgccattcagtcggtatcttttggtaagcaccccttttaaaaggtAATGgaactatccaaattgaaagatagacaagtttattatagaaatttagcagggtaaggactAATTTTGTAAGGCTGAAAAAACTTTGTTTGATACTTACTGCAGAACCTTGAAATACCCAGTAGTACAGGTACCAAATAGTACACAGTACCAAAAAGTACATAAAAGTGCTCTAAgaacatatttttacttttttcagcatTAAGATAGTCTTGTTTAGCAAATCAGTGTCATGAATATTGGAAATTGTACTTTATGTGACACATAAGAATTAAAGTAAATACTAATTTGATAGTGATAAAAAGTTAAATAGTATTTCAAGTATCTCAAATATTATGTCACAAGTTTCACAGATTTAAAATAACAAAGTGTAATAATGTTCTCTAGCAATATTGTATTATAAAGTGTTATGAAAAGATATTGATGTTTAGAAATACAGTAATTCGTATGACTTTTATTATTCACTAATTTCTTGTTGCTTACTtgatatttttacttaaatacttCCCTTCCAACCCTTGAGTATCTGTAATAGACCAGTCTAGCATACATTATGGAAGCTTCTATATTAAGCATCAGGGGAGGAAGGGTTAAACTGTTTATGATTATTACACAAAGGTAAAGGTGATTACCTGAATTTGTCAGTGAAACTACACAATGATTCTTTTAATGATTCTGTTTTTGCATAACttaataaaatgaataacaaataaatatgatTGTGTTCTTATACTTTTCTACAAATGTCGGAGCAACACAGAAATAATAGTTCCCTTATATAGTTCTGAATCCACGCTTTCCAGAACTTTTGCTGCAAAATACAGCACGCTCAGACACAAGGCTATTTTTCAGTACATAAACACAGTTAAGTGTGTCATACCTGTACTGGTGTTAGTTGTGACTGGTCAGAGTTTATATACCAGTGCCAACCTATGCAAAAACAATATTCTGAAAGGCATCAGAGTCTTCGTCTACCATTAAAAATTCCCTATAACCCATCAAAAGCAGCAAGTATTTCTAGATGAGAATAAAGAAACAGTTACTAGGACAAAAATGTCTGCTACCCCAAtatctgtaagaagatcatttggaacaGCAAAATTTGACTCTGTACTAGAGAAATAATGGTGAGTCTAACAACCATCATACCCCACAAACAGCAGCTTACTGTGAACATTAAAATAGATTCCATGTTcacaaaggactagaaaatataacaactcgtGGTTCAAGCACATGAGACCATTAACAGCTGCCACATGGGGCTTGAAGAATTAAGAAgatctatatgaagatcctttggaagcaaaagaGCACAATTTAGAAACTATTCACTATGGTGTCATCCTGATTTTGAAGTTTATTCAGTTATGTCTTTCCTTCACTTCTAACCTACTGAGAGTTCTGGTACTGATACTACCTTGTGGACAACTTCCAAATTTGAGTCCAAGTTTTAATTTAGAATGAACATaatgtttcaacagtatttagacACATGGCCGTATCCAGAGTTTCtcgattttgtaccagtactgaCCTGTTGTCTTACAAGACTTGAGTTGCATGAATCTGAAGTGGAAGACGAACAACTTCACATGAACATTAAATCCATAGGTTTTACCAACTTTGTGTGATGGTATCTTCATTAATAACTTGAGGGAGGTAAATCTTGaaattttctgacaaaaatacctgcaagagttacttcccttaaGTAGACTGAATTAGCAGTTGTCGGTACAAGCCGGCCGGAGACCGTCTTCCTTTGATTCAGCAGAAATTAACTAAACACagagattttaaagaaataaagcatatagtTATTATCTTTTTGTATGCTTTCTAAAAATCCATTAAAATGTTTGCCATTTGTAAGACTCTGTAGTCCATACATAGCTGACAAGTGAAACCTAGGTTTGCGAAAAAATGGAccaattttccaaaataataCCGTATTTGGCCTGGTGGCAAAAAGTTAGAGAAAAGCAGGAGTCCAACAATGCTCAGTGTCTTGCACACAACATCTACCATGCCCTTTCTGTATAACAAAACTATCTGTCAACTAATTACTTTTTAGCTCCAGTATTCGGAGAATGGGGATGCTATTCTACTCGCACCAGTGTCAGCGTCGGCGTTtcactttcttggttaaagtttttcggcaacctttgtttttctgtcatatctttgttactattgcttataccttactgtaacttcacataaacattgtccagcatacaaacaaagtaagtacagaggctgggcccattatacccaaggtcaaggtcaccaaggtgttatacttaggttatttttaaactttaaccttaaaacaagagggccatgaaggcccatTATCGCTTacctgacctgttgacctaaaaatcatcaagattaactttctgactaagtttcatgaagatacagtcataaatgtagcctctagactgttcacaagcttttcctttgatttggcctggtgacctagattttgaccccgcatgacccagattcgaacttgacttaaagatcatcaagattaatattctgataagtttcatgaagatacagtcataaatgtagcctctagagtgtaaataagcttttcctttgacctagtgacctagttttttaccccacctgacccagatttgaacatgaactatagatcatcaagattaacattctgacttagtttcattaaaatatggttatacatgtggcctctagtgttaactagcttttcctttgatttgaccgggtgacctagtttttgactctacatgacccagatggacggacgacagacacagggcgatcacaaagtgctcaaaggtgagctaaaaactatgaAAGGTAGAGCTAGTGTTCTTGTTCTTACCCCTAAATATTCTCTATCTTTGTATGAATATCGAACAAAATCCCTCCGATTGTTTTGGAGTTACTATAGTAAATTCAAAAGAGTAACATTATTCAAAAAggtaaagttatggttcttgtaagttatggttcttgtaacATGCATgcactttcttttaaaaaatcatagtTCAGACaatcaaatttgattaaaataagataACTTAAAagtacactgcacttcctctcaatggcTTCCTCTGTCATTGTGGGCAGATTTAGAATAAATACTTGAATAATGGTAAAATTACAGCATAGACATGGTGTCTGGACATAAAGTCACATGAAGGTGTCTGGATATATggtcagacagacggacagagtAATGTCTATATTATATGAGCTTCTAAGCACTGCTCGAGAGCTAATTattgttcaaaataaaaataaaaatcaattaaaacataaatcaaaaatttaaaattttattttcctctATTTACACAGTATAACATGAAACTCCAAATTCATACCCAAATACAATAAGAAAACAATACACTGCAAGATGCAGTTTGCCCAGTCTGAGACTGAAGTATaacatttattaatacatttatcaatacatgtaccATACATAATCTTTTGGGTTATCCattcttatttaatatttttaacttcACAAACCacttcctttaaaaataaaaaaaaatacactgataaaaacaaaaaccgGTATAAACTGATACAGCTGCAAACTATAAGGGATTTCCGTTTAAATCATgtacttttttattatattgtgagtatagaatttaaaataaagtaaagtttCTAAAGAATATTTTATGAAAGCAGTAACTGGGAATTAGCAGATTCTGTAAGTTACTTTAAAccaataacagaaataaaataaaactatgatTCAAAACAAACTATCTTACTGACTAAGTCTAATGAAtgtccatcaagctgttcataaaAAGAACTTACTTAAAGtgcttttttatattatattttcaagctTGGTGACCCCAGGGGAACAGGAACAATATGACCACAGTTACATGCAAGGACAGCATAGGCCAAGTTTTGTAAAGATACATAAAGCAGTTTAATAGAAgaagtttaaagatttttctaatttcagtTCTGGCAAAGTGGAACTGTTTGAACAGACTTGCTGATTTGCTGATTTGAGTTTTATGGTGCAAAACAGGACTGAACATGCATCACAAGCATACATTCAACATTCAAAGCATTCAAACCCTGTAAGTTACCTCTTACAATCATGTGAGAGGTCTATGTAAAGAAGCAACATAAGAAAACGGTAAAAGAAAGAACAAACACAACGAAGCACCCACAATTACTTATTACATTTAGCTAACCCTTCCTCTTTGGTGAGCCAACAATCAAACTATGAAACTAAACATTAAGATATTGTCTCTGTATGAACAAATTATGAGATATTCCTTCATCAATATAATATATTcccagaaaatatttttcataacttaAACTCCATAGGATGTTTAAATTAAGaacttacaaaaatataataacaagagCATAGCCTACTGATGTCAACCCTCATCTGTAAGTGCTTAACAAAATGTAGTAGGTACACCAAAAACAATAGTTATAGTTCTTGGACTTTTTATTCGCCTACTGATGATAAAGTAATGTATAAGTTTCAAAGCAAGTCTGTGGACCTAAATCAAATAATCAACAAAGAAACAAGAATTGCTGTTGAAAAGGGGAAGAACATGCCATATGATAATTAACTGTTGTACACtgtttcaaagctataactcttatagcattcacaaaaccaaaataaaaccaaattttttaagaaaaaaagggtCATACTTCCAACAAAATGCAAAgagaatttaaacaaaatgaacaCCAACAATCATGTGATGGCAATACCATTTTTAACAACTAATGGCTGTGCACTCAACTCTTTGAAACCCTTCaacataaaacatacaaaattttaccaaatttttttacattaaaaaaagagCTTAAAATCGCAAAGGATGAAAATCATAACAAATGCTACACCTAAACCACTGCCTTCTTTGATCTGTTAATTAGGCCATTTAATAGCAATTATAAGGTAAAAGTCTTATACAAAGGCACAGTTTCTTAATAAGCAGACAAGCTAAGCAgtacaaatatacataaatgagGAGATAGAAGAAAATTACCAAAATCATAATCTAAGACACTTTTTTACCTGAAAGAAATACCTGATGTATatgggttgtcattttagcagttTTATCTTATAGTGCTGATTAACAAAAACTTGTATAGTAACTCTGCTGATTATTCCAATATGTTCTATAGGTATTTACTCCTTATCAACATCCTAACTTGCTTTTTAAACAATACaaataatatatcacaaataTAACTGATACATTTTTTCAAGGCAGAAGCTAGGGTTTCTTAATGACATAGAGAATCAGGTAAACAAAATTGGaaatcaatgtacatgtatacacataAACGTAAGTATTAAAGCTATCAAATCTATTGCACTACTGTCCTGAatgaataaaatgtaacaaattatAAACACTGTTCAGACAAGAATTCTATAATGTAACAAATTATTGTTCAATGTTTCAAAAGGAAGAAAAACTAACATATTTTCTTCACAACCTTGATTTATTTAGACCAAGTAAGGAACACCTGAATTTGAgaatatcagtttgtttcatagTTAtattaagattgaaatatctttcatcaaAAGAAAACCAAGACAAGAGACATGAGACACCATTAACAACACTTAACTTGTAAATTTCACAAGTGTGTTTTATCACACATCACAGTTCCTTCTGATGGCAATCTGTTAATGACACATGAACTTAAATATCCAATCTAAGTTGGCCtctatgtatttttttctctgcTAACTGGACATCTCTGAATCTGGATAACTAAAACATTTTGCTCATCTACTTGCGACTGAGTGatcattgttttttattttactgtcaGCTTTAAAAAAGTGGTAACACCCTTGACTAACACCTTGAGCGTTAGTACTTTTCTCAGGTTAACAATATCCCATATCATTCATGCTTGCCtgtatcattataattattatgttttgtcTCCAAAACGTACAAATATCCCTAACATATATTGACAGACAAGTTTAATAGTACCAAATATTTTGCTACCTTTTCAACATTCTGTAAACTTCTAAAATGACTACAGTACATTGACAGTGCCACCAAATACATGTATGAGGTAAAGAGATCATATTTCCAAGGTCAAAAATTATTAAACTGATTTTTGGAACCAGTCTAAGGCTGCAGGCTTGTCATTGGTCAGTTCAAAGATTGTGATTAAAAAACAGCCAATGAGATGCTGGGATACCGAGACTGGTTTACAAAATTCAGTTCTATAACCAAGGACCTATAACACTAACTTTAGCCATAATCCATTTTGCAAATATACACTAAtaccataaataaataaataagttgagAAAAGTAGTCCAATAAATGCCTTATCACTCAAATTCTGGAATGTCTTCATACGAGAATCCAGCATAACCTTTGTATGCATAGTATGCTATCCTTACATGGTAGAATCCCGGAATAAACATAATAGATCCCAGAATTAACACAGGCCATGTTCTGTCTCCATactgtaatataaataaataatcaataaaggtaatgttttaaaacatacaaacaattataaatgaaaaaaaatcttatgacAGTAAGCTCGACTAAGCCTTTCCACTTCATACTACCTTACATACAAAAGtttaagcaaaattttctaagttgaaaaaggggcataactttgttaaaacctaagccagagttatgaaacttacCAATGAGGTCATCCTATGATGCCAAAGACTTCAAGAGaatatgaaaacatttggtcaggtaattcctgagaaacatgcttacatgcaaaactatcacaaaatttctatgttaaaaagtcAGTGgaaatacagaagtcccctaacTGTGGAAAACTTTATAAGATCTAGTGTTCGTTGATGGCAACAGTATTAtgactaaaaatgcttcaaaccATTtcggagctaagaaacaaaaactgtttttacttaaatttcaatagtgaccttgacctacaagcatagatcatgtacgtGAAACATTGTctcgtcatggggaacatttgtttgcagtactaagataattcatgcacataaaagttatggaacaGAAATTTTTTCGTTTTACCcttaatagtgaccttgacctttgactgacaacCGTGGGTCATGCACGTGACACATAGtttaatcatggggaacatttctgtgtacatgtagtaataaaaaaaatccttcaatgcactTAAAAGTCATGGAgtggaaacaaaattttacttgaccttaaatagtgaccttgacctttaactgaaaAGCaaagatcatgtgttgacacattgtctcatcatggtaGCACtcagataatccatcaatgcatataaaaggtATGGATGGGAAACACATTTTTCTTGACCTTCAGTTATGACCTACAGgcataagtcatgtacatgcataatctacatattgccctctattcaaaGACCAATATtaagcttgaatactttttgagtaatcgAGATTTGCAGTTGGACAAACTACTTGGCCCTGTAGTTATGATGATTATGAATTATTTTACCTTCATACCTGTCGAAATCAATCTAGTTTGCTTTCAAAAGATCTGTGGCTCTAACGAGGTACTTTATTAATTAACAATACCATGTAGGATTATTCCCCTTGATGTATTTCTCCAGCAGACATTTAAGTAACTGACTGACTTAAACTTAAGGTTAACAAATACAGAAATAAACTGTTTTACCTTTGCATCAATGTATCCAGTCATGAGCAGAGATCCTACCACTAGAAGAACACTTCCAACCACAAATAATGTTGTAGCAAGGGCAATTGCTTTTGTTGGAAACTTAGGAGGAGGTTTCTGAAACTGAAATACAGACTTGTCAGTTACCTTCACATACATACAGACTTGTCAGTTGCCTTCACATACATACAGACTTGTTAGTTACCTTCACATACATACAGACTTGTTAGTTACCTTCACATACAAACAGACTTGTCAGTTACCTTCACATACATACAGACATGTCAGTTACCTTCACATACATGTCAGTTACTTTCACATACGAACAGATTTGTCAGTTACCTTCACATACATACAGACTTGTCAGTTACCTTCACATACATACAGACTTGTTAGTTACCTTCACATACATACAGACTTGTCAGTTACCTTCACATACATACAGACTTGTCAGTTACCTTCACATACAAACAGACTTGTCAGTTACCTTCACATACATACAGACATGTTAGT comes from the Mercenaria mercenaria strain notata chromosome 9, MADL_Memer_1, whole genome shotgun sequence genome and includes:
- the LOC123546371 gene encoding leucine zipper putative tumor suppressor 2 homolog isoform X2; translation: MLRVYPSYHDGSVSDAVFSEDEGGFQDFYSNNSYNYNDSVFSPNLSVTSIRDAYSPRNINTSVTSIGDYNSSRNNSREASSPTVSNYSTYSQEVKYIFDPNFGMQQRSRSHSSVKMQSTPQFEPVDPSGNSTEDDYSQIHYSNRKPSVQRKASNSSQYSYKGQGQNGGQVYSKNPPPPPPRTSSSASTSQLSQQGDATLTPKKPSLTHSMSASYSAYYYPYNQTRRKTWSPEGLRQGYNVASIKRNHRLRSYSNEQLLDTNVEGRDRDHIYEELEAGPPKLAPISGMLNRSPGRGIVKPIAFKPVVTNPKFVTSPKQYGEHPRKYSSHDDGYGSQDYGVTSQSVANTSHGSNYSQMDFDRSASFSSDCNRTSDRADSVAASHMSRHSSNHIDGYVQTPSPSDSGVGELEAILKEKDAEINILRDVMDKNERAIFQVYEDKKSGWVRDIQEMRDDFEKQIKECKRKSYKTEQILNLQVFKLQQDKKGLKDEIDKLVAEKEDLLQKCEAFAEETNRLQAQMDDATWQGQGRRSSGDVSNLQNQIDHLHSQLTDKSEEVLRLQSRLEEEKSKLDETNANIENRNRQFSDRLKHDTSSESLMRLNNSGSDMEPDIPLCHCEKEIQTDFSKAKTPERETLKPSLICEKDKEVNALREELNKLRLEMLVNKEEHDKEKEQWLEEKNKVIMYQKQLQLNYVQMFRKNKVLEAEVEQLTLELESRDMKLMALNGEESVC
- the LOC123546370 gene encoding transmembrane protein 230-like, with product MRRNMSGETKVKYKKMNRNKDDFLDIQFQKPPPKFPTKAIALATTLFVVGSVLLVVGSLLMTGYIDAKYGDRTWPVLILGSIMFIPGFYHVRIAYYAYKGYAGFSYEDIPEFE